From one Plasmodium yoelii strain 17X genome assembly, chromosome: 12 genomic stretch:
- a CDS encoding inositol 5-phosphatase, putative, giving the protein MYSSSLIVYKRFKIYNNRNTIIIVGINKKEDAYSICELKRSKEIEIKKYYEIFGKSNYRNLIKKKRGEYLCKCEGILGCIKFLNYPYLYVVTDKEKIGVLFNEHVIYSVKSVLLISFKEDIFEKINHENNLVQIFYNSANHKYLYFSYTYNLANSLQNNYFIQKEYLKGNIIYNKKYKNNYIWNFYHCKPFLKKNIFICLFVINGYLIQSKISFSGKYVDIIFVARRSYKYAGTRYRKRGINYNGFSANEVESEIILHEKNNISNGILSYVHLRGSVPVLWNQSINYKLLKKPKIKCMENDINFICTKKHFSYLFKKYGYPITVVNLLSKNKYSDEDLLSNTYKKCVNLINKYIPTNIRIIYKHLDLRKLYKIGTKFAQYHLKRLFKFSLNNIGFFFIHNNQVLSIQRGVLRFNCVDCIDRTNAAQIFINIYMFIKFITLINVLKKSDLFIYDLKKLFQMCEQLGDAVAKQYAGSMAHKKYTSEQHINFFIQTKELFTSIKRYYISSFNDLEKQNSINLYLGIIKSKLNQIDNAHNLDTYIHNSFFKDIGNYKFWWVLPLEHFYYKVESLLDVSLGECERRRKKKKYIHTCKKKKIYRCKKEKIYRCKKKKMYRCKNGTKLCISKLSLHLKGYRKIVKNVNKNLKFYSCYSKTNVFKNMYNVNNMFNTFLKQNRILNLEKYSNINQVNKNKEIETQNNVINNVINSDQIIFNFFKEICYTFEYYNVYKNNYNHFFKNKNIFRLKIWRLIACYNYLNYLKIFFHFFFLVYYSFCSKYNVIQVYLDHLRIISEWQPTHLPPHEADRAGEATEAAEASRPNRATEAAEASRPNRPNRATEADEDKCYLYGDGNNYDEDTCIVNRTDNLFHTSSQFNSYKSDVENIIEQFKKRGNMPISLHSYINYFYINKFNYNYFILNLSYMPEENNNEEMDVQKKKKKKKKNTNTNTNTNTNTNTNIFNEIAMPCSNHQMKGLHAFSSKIIHKKKSKLILDRHIKKPKLILDRHIKKPKLILDHHIKKNIINLPCIYSPIYFNAKLIKYFMFAHYYYASSPSSLSSIYNYKNLGNMKKNTDLVGIQNGDKLAKSNKTTTFYNIQFYLKKIIEMDNGCNINTFFTELYMSYIYSCHYYKKISLNFQGDIKTLFYNPTNTVNNNINDNNNINDNNEKKVNNIKSEKIQFLQEYDSFENILKEKKKIKLINEKIHNEINYHYQLANKYMSIDSFQKKYDHEMKYFQEKDQKIKNYFKKNTKLCNISNKNDHSNKIVEFIENIKLIHKKKVYKWEHKNVENFNSLSDQLENKMNYHDYCDPLRRKIFA; this is encoded by the coding sequence ATGTATAGTTCAAGCCTAATAGTATATAAAAGGTTTaagatatataataatcggaacacaataataatagttggtataaataaaaaagaagatgCATATAGCATTTGTGAATTAAAAAGAAGTAAAGaaattgaaataaaaaaatattatgaaatatTTGGTAAATCAAATTATcgaaatttaataaaaaaaaaaagaggagAATATTTATGTAAATGTGAAGGTATATTAGGATGTATTAAATTTCTAAATTatccatatttatatgtagttacagataaagaaaaaatcggagttttatttaatgaacATGTAATATATAGTGTAAAAAGTGTTTTGTTAATATCTTTTAAAGAAgatatatttgaaaaaataaatcatgaaaataatttagtacaaattttttataattcagcaaatcataaatatttatatttttcttatacatataatttagcTAATAGTTTACAAAATAactattttatacaaaaagaatatttaaaaggaaatataatatataataaaaaatataaaaataattatatttggAATTTCTATCATTGTAAaccttttttaaaaaaaaatatttttatttgtctATTTGTAATAAATGGCTATTTAATTCAATCtaaaatatcattttcaGGAAAATATgttgatattatatttgttgctaGACGTAGTTATAAATATGCTGGAACAAGATATAGAAAAAGAggaataaattataatggtTTTTCAGCAAATGAAGTAGAATCTGAAATAATTTtacatgaaaaaaataatatatctaaTGGTATATTATCTTATGTACATTTAAGAGGTTCTGTGCCTGTATTATGGAATCaatctataaattataaattattaaaaaaaccAAAAATTAAATGTATGGAAAATGATATCAATTTTATATGtacaaaaaaacattttagttatctatttaaaaaatatggatatcCAATTACCGTTGTTAATTTattaagtaaaaataaatatagtgATGAAGATTTATTAtctaatacatataaaaaatgtgttaatctaattaataaatatatacctacaaatattagaattatatataaacatttagatttaagaaaattatataaaattggaACTAAATTTGCTCAATATCATTTAAAACGTTTATTTAAATTctctttaaataatattggttttttttttatacataataatCAAGTTTTATCGATTCAGAGAGGTGTGCTTCGTTTTAATTGTGTAGATTGTATCGATCGAACGAACGCTGctcaaatttttataaatatatatatgtttattaaatttattacattaataaatgtattaaaaaaatcagatttatttatatatgatttaaaaaagcTTTTTCAGATGTGTGAACAATTAGGAGATGCAGTAGCAAAACAATATGCAGGTTCTATGgctcataaaaaatatacatctGAACaacatattaatttttttattcaaacAAAAGAATTATTTACATCAATTAAAAGATATTATATTAGTTCTTTTAATGATttagaaaaacaaaattcaattaatttatatttaggTATTATTAAATCAAAGTTGAATCAAATAGATAATGCACATAATCTCGACACTTATATACACAACTCCTTTTTCAAAGATATtggaaattataaattttggTGGGTTTTACCTCTagaacatttttattataaagtAGAATCACTACTTGATGTCTCACTCGGCGAATGTGAAAGGCggaggaaaaaaaaaaaatatatacatacatgcaaaaaaaaaaaaatatatagatgcaaaaaagaaaaaatatatagatgcaaaaaaaaaaaaatgtatagatGCAAAAATGGAACCAAATTGTGTATATCGAAACTGTCTTTGCATTTAAAAGGGTATagaaaaattgtaaaaaatgtaaataaaaatttaaaattctATAGCTGTTATAGCAAAACAAATgtctttaaaaatatgtacaatgTCAATAATATGTTCAacacatttttaaaacaaaatcgaatattaaatttggaaaaatattcaaatataaatcaagttaacaaaaataaagaaatagagacacaaaataatgtaataaataatgtaataaatagtgatcaaataatttttaatttttttaaagaaatatGTTATACATTTGAATATTACAATGtttataaaaacaattataatcatttttttaaaaataaaaatattttccgACTTAAAATTTGGAGATTAATTGCTTGTTACAATtatctaaattatttaaaaattttttttcattttttttttcttgtttattattctttttgttccaaatataatgttattcAAGTTTATTTGGACCATTTACGAATCATTTCAGAATGGCAACCAACCCACCTACCACCTCACGAAGCAGACAGAGCAGGCGAAGCAACCGAAGCAGCCGAAGCAAGCAGACCAAACAGAGCAACCGAAGCAGCCGAAGCAAGCAGACCAAACAGACCAAACAGAGCAACCGAAGCAGACGAAGACAAATGCTATTTGTATGGCGATGGGAATAACTATGATGAAGATACTTGTATTGTTAACAGAACCGACAATTTGTTTCACACTTCAAGCCAATTTAATTCTTATAAAAGTGATgtagaaaatattattgaacaatttaaaaaacgAGGAAATATGCCTATTTCATTAcattcatatattaattatttttatataaataaatttaattacaattattttattttaaactTATCATATATGCCGgaggaaaataataatgaggAAATGGatgtacaaaaaaaaaaaaaaaaaaaaaaaaaaaatactaatacGAATACTAATACTAATACTAATACtaatacaaatatttttaacgAAATTGCAATGCCTTGTAGTAACCATCAGATGAAAGGATTGCATGCTTTCAGTTCCaaaataattcataaaaaaaaatccaaGCTTATTTTGGATCGCCACATAAAAAAACCGAAACTTATTTTGGATCGCCACATAAAAAAACCGAAACTTATTTTGGAtcatcatataaaaaaaaatattataaatctaccatgtatatatagcccaatttattttaatgcaaaactgataaaatattttatgtttgctcattattattatgcttcTTCTCCTTCCTCTTTGTCTtctatttataattataaaaatttagggaacatgaaaaaaaataccgATTTGGTAGGAATACAAAATGGGGATAAATTGGctaaatcaaataaaactACTACTTTTTATAATATCCAATTTTAtctcaaaaaaattattgaaaTGGATAATGGATGTAATATTAACACATTTTTCACCGAACTATATATGTCTTATATTTATAGTTGCcattattacaaaaaaattagttTAAATTTTCAAGGGGATATAAAAACGCTTTTTTATAATCCTACAAACACAGttaataacaatattaatgataataataatattaatgataaCAATGAGAAAAaagtaaataatataaaatctGAAAAAATTCAATTTTTGCAAGAATATGATtcatttgaaaatattttaaaagaaaaaaaaaaaataaaattaattaatgaaaaaatacataatgaaataaattatcattatcagctagctaataaatatatgtctATTGATAGtttccaaaaaaaatatgatcatgaaatgaaatattttcaaGAAAAAgatcaaaaaattaaaaattattttaaaaaaaatactaaacTATGTaatatttcaaataaaaatgatcatagtaataaaatagttgagtttattgaaaatatcaaattaattcataaaaaaaaagtatataaatgggaacataaaaatgttgaaaacTTTAATTCACTATCTGATCAacttgaaaataaaatgaattatcaCGATTATTGTGACCCTTTACGTAGAAAAATATTTgcctaa
- a CDS encoding 1-cys peroxiredoxin: MGYHLGATFPNFTAKASGIDGDFELYKYIENSWAILFSHPNDFTPVCTTELAELGKMHEDFLKLNCKLIGFSCNSKESHDKWIEDIKYYGKLNKWEIPIVCDESRELANKLKIMDEQEKDITGLPLTCRCLFFISPEKKIKATVLYPATTGRNAHEILRVLKSLQLTYTTPVATPVNWNEGDKCCVIPTLQDDEISKHFKNEITKVEMPSKKKYLRFVNL; this comes from the coding sequence ATGGGATATCATTTAGGAGCAACATTTCCAAATTTTACAGCCAAAGCTTCAGGTATAGATGGTGattttgaattatataaatatatagaaaatagtTGGGCAATATTATTTAGTCATCCAAATGATTTTACTCCAGTATGTACAACTGAGTTAGCAGAATTAGGAAAAATGCATGAAGACTTTTTAAAACTTAATTGTAAATTAATAGGCTTTAGTTGTAATTCAAAAGAGTCACATGATAAATGGATAgaagatataaaatattatggaaaattaaataaatgggAAATTCCTATTGTTTGTGATGAATCACGAGAACTtgcaaataaattaaaaattatggaTGAACAAGAAAAAGATATAACTGGTTTACCATTAACATGTAGAtgccttttttttatttctcctgaaaaaaaaattaaagcaaCTGTATTATATCCAGCAACAACAGGTAGAAATGCTCATGAAATTTTAAGAGTTTTAAAATCTTTACAACTTACTTATACCACCCCAGTAGCTACACCTGTTAATTGGAATGAAGGTGACAAATGTTGTGTCATTCCAACTCTTCAGGATGATGAAATATctaaacattttaaaaatgaaataacaaAAGTTGAAATGccatcaaaaaaaaaatatctcaGATTTGTTAATTTATGA